From a single Leishmania donovani BPK282A1 complete genome, chromosome 17 genomic region:
- a CDS encoding hydrolase-like protein, giving the protein MPQHNDGGYVVVSDGSTSPHPQTATKQPTRPEDMDLPPAILEELSRIFPRPPDDAFVHVGRCASTGKDITLCYSAFGDPSDPCILLIMGMNATSLMWDTRFCGYLAAAGFYVIRYDNRDVGLSTHLDEYPSPFILRMALPTWASIGEGSLAYTLEDMAEDAVGLLKALRISQAHIVGCSMGGMIAQLLTLRHPDMVASLCLHSTSAGPAWPRASLLMNILDQPESTRDVHSVLDYRVRFFKAVAGDMTFHEREFRLGMWFDFARAPYQGGGRRHLAAIVRSKDRSAALKAHINRLNSTMTRGSERGSSSLPASGTTPSRCIPVVVLHGGKDPLVVLSNAQHLASCINGARLVVFPKMGHYFSKEMYRAIADEIILNARTDATAMMNAFPS; this is encoded by the coding sequence ATGCCTCAGCATAACGACGGCGGATACGTGGTGGTGAGCGACGGATCGACGTCGCCGCATCCTCAAACAGCGACGAAGCAGCCTACCAGGCCAGAGGACATGGACCTTCCACCAGCCATCCTTGAGGAGCTTAGCCGCATCTTCCCGCGCCCACCAGATGACGCCTTCGTACATGTtgggcgctgcgccagcaccggcaaGGACATCACGCTCTGCTACAGTGCCTTTGGCGACCCGTCAGACCCATGCATTCTTCTCATCATGGGCATGAACGCGACGTCGCTCATGTGGGACACCCGTTTTTGCGGCTACCTGGCTGCAGCCGGCTTCTACGTGATTCGCTACGACAACCGCGACGTTGGCCTCTCCACGCACCTTGACGAGTACCCGTCGCCGTTCATACTTCGCATGGCGCTGCCTACGTGGGCGTCCATCGGCGAAGGCTCCTTAGCCTACACGCTGGAGGACATGGCCGAGGACGCCGTCGGCCTTCTGAAGGCGCTGAGGATCAGCCAAGCGCACATTGTAGGCTGTTCGATGGGTGGCATGATTGCGCAGCTGTTGACATTGCGGCACCCAGACATGGTCGCGAGCCTATGCCTTCACTCCACCTCTGCTGGTCCCGCCTGGCCCagggcgtcgctgctgatgaACATCCTCGACCAGCCAGAGAGCACCCGTGATGTGCACTCGGTGCTGGACTACcgcgtgcgcttcttcaAGGCAGTCGCAGGCGACATGACCTTTCACGAGCGCGAGTTCCGTCTCGGCATGTGGTTCGACTTTGCGCGAGCGCCGTACCAGGGAGGCGGGCGCCGACATCTGGCCGCGATTGTGCGCTCCAAGgaccgcagcgctgccctcAAGGCTCACATCAACCGACTGAACAGCACCATGACACGTGGCAGCGAGCGTGGCAGCTCATCACTGCCGGCATCGggcacgacgccgtcgcggtgcatccctgtggtggtgctgcacgGTGGGAAAGACCCGCTGGTGGTGCTCTCTAACGCGCAGCATCTCGCCAGCTGCATCAACGGTGCTCGACTGGTGGTCTTTCCGAAGATGGGCCACTACTTCTCCAAGGAAATGTATCGAGCCATCGCGGACGAGATTATTCTGAACGCGCGCACGGATGCGACAGCCATGATGAACGCGTTTCCATCTTGA
- a CDS encoding hydrolase-like protein — protein sequence MPGPAAPSTLSPPQRVAVLRPRDQFAEVGRCHSTGRTIRLCYNTFGAAKDPCVLLVMGLASPGLFWDDRLCTLLAHSGPYHVIRFDNRDVGCSTHLDDCKGSDGALPVGPASYLRYAYAALRPGTRSIREVYTLNDMAADAFGLLDVLRIRFVHLVGSSAGGMIAQCMVLAHPERVLSLTLMSTHSSSPHAQWPGIRDIMSLISLVPKSTSARYASRIARATSAEERQRLCAERDAERVTAYAASFTKLLEKMSGDRGKYPFDHVAAQRQMTRIFKRSLCVTGGPRQFLALLNAPCRDDALRQRITSVAPMSQSKAGGNKNISRHATSAVTTPFYVPTIIIQGDCDPLVPASNARHLASVIAGSRLYVVEGMGHTLIPALRGTYIQIIRDNVRAGEAAAQSLGRKAQQTAAAAADGGLSAKKQPVKAASRL from the coding sequence ATGCCTGGtcctgctgcaccgtcaaCGTTGTCCCCGCCTCAGCGGgtcgctgtgctgcgcccACGCGACCAGTTCGCCGAGGTGggccgctgccacagcaCGGGACGCACAATTCGCCTCTGCTACAACACCTTCGGCGCGGCAAAGGACCCGTGCGTGCTACTCGTCATGGGCCTCGCCTCCCCAGGGCTCTTCTGGGATGATCGTCTGTGCACGCTGCTTGCGCACTCCGGCCCGTACCACGTCATCCGCTTCGACAACCGCGATgtcggctgcagcacccaCCTTGACGACTGCAAGGGTAGCGATGGTGCGTTGCCGGTGGGACCAGCCAGCTACCTGCGCTACGCctacgcggcgctgcgccccGGAACGCGGTCGATCCGGGAGGTCTACACCCTTAATGATATGGCAGCCGATGCCTTTGGCTTGCTGGACGTGCTGCGCATCCGCTTCGTTCACCTTGTCGGCTCGTCGGCGGGCGGCATGATTGCGCAGTGCATGGTGCTGGCGCATCCGGAGCGCGTTCTCTCGCTGACACTCATGTCCACCCACTCGAGCTCTCCTCACGCGCAGTGGCCGGGGATACGTGACATCATGAGCCTCATCTCGCTCGTGCCCAAGTCGACGTCGGCCAGGTACGCAAGCCGCATCGCACGGGCCACGAGCgcagaggagcggcagcggttgTGCGCGGAGAGAGATGCGGAGCGGGTGACTGCTTACGCGGCCAGCTTTACCAAACTGCTAGAAAAGATGTCTGGTGACCGGGGCAAGTATCCGTTTGATCATGTCGCAGCGCAACGGCAGATGACGCGCATCTTCAAGCGCAGCCTATGCGTGACCGGCGGCCCGCGGCAGTttctggcgctgctgaacgCGCCAtgccgcgacgacgcgctgcggcagcgcatcaCCAGTGTTGCACCGATGTCGCAAAGCAAGGCGGGGGGCAACAAGAACATCAGCAGGCATGCAACCTCAGCGGTCACGACGCCTTTTTACGTGCCCACCATCATCATCCAGGGCGACTGCGATCCACTCGTGCCTGCCTCCAACGCGCGTCACCTAGCTTCCGTGATAGCGGGTAGTCGCCTCTACGTGGTGGAGGGCATGGGCCACACCTTGATTCCCGCCTTGAGAGGCACATACATCCAAATCATACGCGATAACgtgcgcgctggcgaagctgcgGCGCAGTCGTTAGGGCGTAAGGCTCAACaaactgctgctgctgccgctgatggcggTTTGTCCGCCAAGAAGCAACCAGTGAAGGCCGCCTCCCGGCTGTAA
- a CDS encoding hydrolase, alpha/beta fold family-like protein: protein MMSPEITETDEAENMPRELRGKGKPMPCDKFVRVGRCHSTRKEVIICYRTLGDPSNPCLLLVIGLGGTLLHWPGEFLAELLKNGFYLVLFDNRDSGLSTHFDGYPTPCLPCMIFQSWSPLCGGAPPYTLYDMANDAWCLLTALGIGRAHLLGTSMGGMIVQCMAIEYPKRVCSLTICYSHSSGPYVKPQACRVTLALLDKPASLSLKDVEDYVVRSDCLFRGDYPLDEAHVREVAAANFMRSPPYKSGLLRHVWAVQRASNREPALRRLRGFPVLVVHGRKDLMIPYENGLRLACVLCNAKLVLFPQMGHSIPRPLYVEIAMEVGLQKLRMVNVPL from the coding sequence ATGATGTCCCCTGAAATAACTGAGACCGATGAGGCAGAGAATATGCCACGCGAGCTTCGCGGTAAAGGCAAGCCGATGCCGTGCGACAAGTTTGTGAGGGTTGGCCGGTGCCATAGCACACGAAAGGAAGTGATTATCTGCTACAGAACTCTCGGTGATCCCTCCAACCCATGCCTGCTGCTCGTCATAGGCCTCGGTGGTACCTTGCTTCACTGGCCGGGCGAGTTTCTCGCTGAACTTCTCAAGAACGGTTTCTACCTTGTTTTGTTTGACAACCGCGACTCGGGTCTGTCGACCCACTTCGACGGCTACCCGACCCCGTGCCTCCCCTGCATGATATTCCAGTCGTGGTCCCCCCTTtgcggaggcgcgccgccctACACGCTCTACGACATGGCGAATGATGCTTGGTGTTTGCTGACGGCACTCGGGATTggccgcgcgcacctctTGGGCACCTCCATGGGTGGCATGATTGTGCAGTGCATGGCCATAGAATATCCTAAGCGGGTGTGTAGCCTCACGATTTGTTActcgcacagcagcggcccgTATGTGAAGCCGCAGGCGTGTCGCGTGACGCTGGCGTTGCTGGACAAGCCTGCTAGCCTGTCCCTGAAGGACGTCGAGGACTATGTTGTTCGCAGTGACTGCCTCTTCAGGGGCGACTACCCGCTGGACGaggcgcatgtgcgcgaGGTCGCCGCGGCTAACTTCATGCGAAGCCCTCCCTACAAGAGCGGGTTGCTGCGACACGTAtgggcggtgcagcgcgcgaGTAATCGCGAGCCTGCCCTCCGCCGGCTGAGGGGCTTCCCAGTGCTCGTCGTACACGGCAGGAAGGATCTGATGATACCGTACGAAAACGGCTTGCGGCTGGCGTGCGTGCTGTGCAATGCAAAACTCGTTCTCTTTCCTCAAATGGGGCATTCTATCCCGAGGCCGCTCTACGTGGAGATCGCGATGGAGGTCGGTTTGCAGAAGCTACGCATGGTGAACGTGCCGCTGTAG